The proteins below are encoded in one region of bacterium:
- a CDS encoding PorV/PorQ family protein, translated as MMKRMGLFLLVAGLVTFAATAQAASVSQATLLFLKIAPGARPAGMGEAFVGLADDATATWWNPAGLGFQHGREFTMMYVRWLPQFNLSDLYYAYMAGTYEVPEWGTFGGNIIFLNLGETQRTDEQAHSLGTFSSYEMAVTGTYGAQINRHLAMGVALKLAYSNLSPSGAGAEAGTGTATAVAADVGLLYKTPFMRGLSFGANLSNMGPKVSYIDRAQADPLPTTLKAGLAYKIIDQEYNKLTVASDLNKELVKRYPSGKSDEFYEALFSAWNDNALLKTMIWNIGAEYWYSTLVGLRAGYWNDHLGKVFPYTFGISLKYSSYRFDFSYLTAGANHPLTDTMRYSLSVDL; from the coding sequence ATGATGAAGCGAATGGGGTTGTTCCTGCTGGTCGCCGGGCTTGTGACTTTCGCAGCCACGGCGCAAGCTGCCAGCGTCAGTCAGGCTACGCTTCTGTTCCTGAAGATCGCGCCCGGTGCGCGGCCCGCGGGCATGGGCGAAGCTTTCGTCGGACTGGCCGATGACGCCACGGCGACGTGGTGGAATCCCGCCGGGCTGGGCTTCCAGCACGGCCGTGAGTTCACCATGATGTACGTGCGCTGGCTGCCGCAGTTCAATCTGTCCGACCTCTACTACGCGTACATGGCCGGAACGTACGAGGTCCCGGAATGGGGAACCTTCGGCGGTAACATTATCTTCCTCAATCTCGGAGAGACCCAGCGTACGGACGAACAGGCCCACTCGCTCGGAACCTTCTCGTCCTACGAAATGGCCGTCACCGGCACCTACGGCGCGCAGATCAACCGCCATCTGGCGATGGGCGTCGCCCTCAAACTGGCCTACAGTAACCTGTCGCCGAGCGGCGCGGGCGCTGAAGCCGGCACCGGAACCGCCACCGCCGTGGCCGCGGACGTCGGCCTGCTCTATAAGACTCCCTTTATGCGCGGACTGTCGTTCGGTGCGAACCTCTCCAACATGGGTCCCAAGGTCTCTTACATTGACCGTGCCCAGGCGGATCCGCTTCCCACCACCCTCAAGGCCGGTCTTGCGTACAAGATCATCGATCAGGAATACAACAAGCTGACCGTCGCCTCCGACCTCAACAAGGAGCTGGTCAAGCGTTATCCTTCCGGCAAGTCGGACGAATTCTACGAGGCGCTCTTCAGCGCGTGGAACGACAACGCCCTGCTCAAGACCATGATCTGGAACATCGGCGCGGAATACTGGTATTCCACGCTGGTCGGCCTTCGCGCCGGTTACTGGAATGATCACCTTGGGAAGGTCTTCCCGTATACGTTCGGTATTTCTCTCAAGTACAGTAGCTACCGGTTCGATTTCAGCTATCTGACCGCGGGCGCCAATCACCCGCTCACAGATACCATGCGGTACTCACTCTCCGTTGATTTATAA
- the porU gene encoding type IX secretion system sortase PorU, translated as MKIVAYAVAALALCASLALAGTSAVRSSAQEFVWTYSPGKPTLEQQDSINTQGVNLQWADADYLTCRNLVQPVRIFYIAVPPGTTPQLTIQSVRTTGQLRGLPGRPPVAAVRAETPSTAWARLTNLEDWRGFRLAQVTVYLQVGDASRSATLDDISLSLAFTGSPASFASQPREAASLRRIAMNGNIAATWWQDQRRALKTTPTIQSVQSAWPQFDLQRLAVTEAGLYEVRGNSVIGSSLVGRQVGSIKLFGNGGRLLPVNPDTQVDSSLKEDAIFVDDRNGNGVFEAEDRILFYGRGVKGADYCDGNADLGGKAHQSPYTTENIYFLGADPAATDGLRMAALPTTGSGATNVLASRARAYIDQDVFIFAGGNEPQSGLVWFMTTIGPSETRSFTMTLEGATGATIDTLMLALDKVSAYPARLTVWVGDTTISTNYYNDRMMLPIPRGVLNRTGSGNNVVIRLENTSSATIYVNFLEVRYERTLTAASGSAEFYAPPSQTGLFRYSVTEFDPSGYVLDVTNPLVPRIAVGNTIVDSSFVSAQHRYFAVQSAGIRTPQSRGVKPGNPNGLDYTSLRDTSNVADMIILTYDDGYTLLDSLKRFHETYREEPLRTMRVRLTDVYDEFSWGPHDAVAIRNFLKYASVMWSGQTLKYVLFVGDGDYDYRNLESAADANWMPPFELGEDCRDDSYVMFSAGSTIPSLRIGRWPVQGNSELENAMAKTIAYAVHPLYGPWKNTATFAADDEWKGGCGGGETTHTQQAEALMSTVLPQYFTFKKIYEILYPFRSSPLGSIKPDATRDLIEAINRGTLVVNFTGHGNPTVWTDEQLLVMDRDKNLLRNGRKWPFYLAATCSWGQYDRPVGRCFPEILLTDPTDGSVMSLAATRFTYPYSNQAFMVAFYDSLFRPGLAQRTSFGEAMLTAKAAHSLGTEYYHCIGDPALRLATPEFFAKVTPTSDDTLQALSLFHLDGEVSQTNGGPVWSNFRGVVDARVFDTQDSAAYYWCGNTTDTPFYYGLPGNAIFRGTATVDSGRFHVTFRVPRDVRFGGNNAKISLYFYGADNSAGADSADGIGIQEHIPIASQPSAEQDTIPPAISAWLEVPSFKPGDLVSSTPKLHVNLSDNSGLNLSGEVGHKITGRIDDAQTEDLTSFFNYDLDRYTTGSLEKVLGPLTVGEHRLIIEAWDSFNNLNQTTLTFMVGQGGEAGYAIRDVYNWPNPMKDVTHFTYFLTEDGTSRVSLKLFTLSGKLVYEMNGLGTRGPAFNSNADRPWDGRDREGHPLGNGVYFYRIKAEHTNGHSAEATGKLVILR; from the coding sequence ATGAAAATAGTTGCTTACGCCGTGGCAGCCCTCGCCCTTTGCGCCTCATTGGCCCTTGCCGGGACCAGTGCCGTGCGCTCGTCGGCTCAGGAGTTTGTCTGGACCTATTCGCCCGGAAAGCCAACCCTCGAGCAGCAGGACTCCATCAACACTCAGGGTGTGAATCTGCAGTGGGCGGATGCCGACTATTTGACCTGCCGGAATCTGGTCCAGCCGGTTCGCATCTTCTATATCGCAGTTCCGCCGGGCACAACCCCGCAGCTCACCATACAATCCGTCCGCACGACGGGACAATTGCGCGGTCTGCCGGGCAGGCCTCCGGTCGCTGCCGTCCGCGCGGAAACTCCCAGCACCGCATGGGCTCGGCTTACCAATCTTGAAGACTGGCGCGGCTTCCGCCTGGCGCAGGTTACGGTGTATCTCCAAGTCGGAGATGCCAGCCGCAGTGCCACTCTCGACGACATTTCCCTTTCCCTCGCTTTCACGGGTTCTCCTGCTTCGTTTGCATCCCAGCCACGTGAAGCCGCATCGCTGCGCCGCATAGCAATGAACGGCAACATCGCCGCCACGTGGTGGCAGGATCAGCGCCGCGCCCTCAAGACCACCCCCACGATCCAGTCTGTCCAATCAGCTTGGCCTCAATTTGACCTCCAGCGGCTTGCCGTTACGGAGGCGGGACTGTATGAGGTGAGAGGAAATTCCGTCATCGGGTCCAGTCTGGTTGGCCGGCAGGTCGGGAGCATCAAGCTTTTCGGCAATGGCGGTCGGCTGCTGCCGGTTAATCCCGACACCCAAGTGGATTCCTCATTAAAAGAAGACGCCATCTTTGTGGATGATCGCAATGGCAACGGCGTCTTTGAGGCGGAGGACCGCATCCTCTTCTATGGCCGCGGCGTCAAAGGTGCGGACTACTGTGACGGTAATGCCGATTTGGGCGGGAAAGCTCACCAGAGTCCGTACACCACGGAGAACATTTACTTCCTTGGAGCGGACCCCGCCGCGACGGATGGCCTGCGCATGGCTGCCCTTCCTACAACCGGAAGCGGAGCCACCAACGTCCTTGCCAGTCGCGCCCGCGCCTATATTGATCAAGACGTGTTTATCTTCGCCGGTGGCAATGAGCCTCAATCCGGCCTCGTCTGGTTCATGACCACCATCGGCCCTTCGGAAACGCGCAGTTTTACGATGACCCTCGAGGGTGCGACCGGTGCAACGATTGACACCTTGATGCTGGCCCTGGATAAGGTCAGCGCCTATCCCGCCCGTCTGACCGTCTGGGTCGGTGACACAACCATCTCTACCAACTATTACAATGACCGCATGATGCTGCCCATTCCGCGCGGCGTGCTGAACCGCACAGGGAGCGGCAACAACGTGGTCATCCGGCTCGAGAATACGTCCAGTGCCACGATCTATGTGAACTTCCTTGAAGTGCGCTACGAGCGGACTTTGACGGCGGCCAGTGGCTCTGCCGAATTCTATGCCCCGCCCAGCCAGACCGGACTCTTCCGTTACTCGGTAACCGAATTCGATCCCAGCGGCTATGTTCTCGACGTCACCAATCCGCTTGTTCCGCGCATCGCTGTCGGCAATACCATCGTAGATTCCTCCTTTGTGTCGGCCCAGCACCGGTACTTCGCCGTTCAGTCTGCCGGCATTCGGACGCCGCAGTCCCGCGGTGTCAAGCCGGGCAATCCTAACGGTTTGGATTACACCAGCCTGCGCGACACGTCGAATGTGGCGGATATGATCATCCTCACTTACGACGATGGATACACGCTGCTGGATTCACTGAAACGGTTCCACGAGACCTATCGCGAAGAGCCCCTGCGCACGATGCGCGTACGGCTGACCGATGTGTATGACGAGTTCAGTTGGGGACCGCACGACGCCGTCGCAATCCGCAATTTCCTGAAATATGCCTCTGTCATGTGGAGTGGCCAAACGCTCAAATACGTCCTGTTCGTCGGCGACGGTGATTATGATTACCGCAACCTTGAATCGGCCGCCGATGCCAACTGGATGCCGCCCTTCGAACTGGGGGAGGACTGCCGCGATGACAGTTACGTGATGTTCTCCGCGGGCTCCACCATTCCGTCGCTGCGGATTGGCCGCTGGCCCGTTCAGGGCAATTCAGAACTGGAGAACGCGATGGCCAAAACCATCGCCTATGCCGTCCATCCACTCTACGGTCCCTGGAAGAACACCGCAACCTTTGCGGCGGATGACGAATGGAAGGGAGGATGCGGCGGCGGGGAGACCACCCATACTCAGCAGGCTGAAGCCCTGATGTCTACGGTGCTTCCTCAGTATTTCACCTTCAAGAAGATTTACGAGATCCTCTATCCGTTCCGATCCAGTCCTTTAGGCTCCATCAAGCCCGATGCAACCCGGGATCTTATTGAGGCCATTAATCGTGGCACTCTGGTAGTCAATTTTACCGGACACGGCAACCCCACGGTATGGACCGACGAGCAGTTGCTGGTCATGGATCGCGATAAGAATCTGCTCCGCAACGGTCGTAAATGGCCGTTCTATCTGGCGGCCACCTGTTCTTGGGGCCAGTATGACCGCCCCGTGGGCCGCTGTTTCCCTGAGATCTTGCTTACCGATCCCACGGATGGTTCGGTAATGAGTCTGGCCGCCACCCGGTTCACATATCCCTACTCGAACCAGGCCTTTATGGTGGCCTTTTATGACAGCCTGTTCCGTCCCGGATTGGCTCAGCGTACGAGCTTCGGCGAGGCTATGCTCACCGCCAAAGCTGCGCACTCTCTCGGAACCGAATACTATCATTGCATCGGTGATCCGGCATTGCGTCTGGCTACGCCGGAGTTCTTCGCCAAGGTGACTCCCACCAGCGACGATACCTTGCAGGCACTGTCGCTCTTTCATCTCGATGGCGAAGTCTCGCAGACAAATGGCGGCCCGGTCTGGTCGAACTTCCGCGGTGTGGTGGATGCCCGTGTGTTTGATACGCAGGATTCCGCTGCCTATTACTGGTGCGGAAATACTACGGATACCCCGTTCTATTACGGCTTGCCCGGCAACGCAATCTTCCGCGGCACGGCTACGGTGGACAGCGGACGGTTTCATGTGACGTTCCGTGTTCCGCGCGATGTGCGCTTCGGTGGCAACAATGCCAAGATCAGCCTCTATTTCTATGGGGCAGATAACAGCGCCGGCGCGGATTCGGCGGACGGCATCGGTATTCAGGAGCATATTCCGATTGCCAGCCAGCCTTCTGCCGAGCAGGACACCATTCCGCCGGCGATCAGCGCATGGCTGGAGGTACCGTCGTTCAAGCCCGGCGATCTGGTCAGCAGCACGCCGAAGTTGCATGTCAATCTGTCGGACAACTCCGGCTTGAACTTGTCCGGCGAAGTTGGCCACAAGATCACGGGCCGGATTGATGACGCGCAGACCGAAGATCTGACGTCCTTCTTCAATTATGATCTGGACCGCTATACCACAGGCAGCTTAGAGAAAGTCCTCGGACCGCTGACCGTCGGCGAGCATCGCCTGATCATCGAAGCCTGGGACTCCTTCAATAATCTGAATCAAACGACGCTTACCTTTATGGTAGGGCAGGGCGGCGAGGCAGGCTATGCCATCCGCGACGTCTACAACTGGCCGAATCCCATGAAGGACGTCACGCACTTCACCTATTTCCTGACAGAGGACGGCACCAGCCGGGTGAGTCTGAAGCTCTTCACGCTCTCCGGCAAACTGGTCTATGAGATGAATGGTCTTGGCACGCGCGGCCCGGCATTCAACAGCAATGCGGATCGCCCGTGGGATGGCCGCGACCGGGAAGGCCATCCGCTGGGAAACGGCGTCTATTTCTATCGCATCAAGGCCGAACACACCAACGGTCACAGCGCGGAAGCCACCGGTAAACTGGTGATTCTGCGCTGA
- a CDS encoding HD domain-containing phosphohydrolase, which yields MSQQELDLLIVDDDPEILHLLTETLADSALTVQTATGIEEARVCLSYYAFKVVLSDHNLSDGYGVDFLTEMRALGVKSVPILMTGLMDVNVAVEAINRGKVYQFVAKPLDVLALTQTIHRALQHYAALREQERLTREIIEHNDRLRREAEVRERSLLQAADKIRVEEETVERQKAHIESLYNEIQSAYLHTVTSLTAAIEAKDPYTRGHSERVYYYCSIMADVLSLPDSSRQDLKIASVLHDLGKIGIPDSILQKTGFLSADEKRTMASHTTFTEEILHPLPFLGEVRKIISEHHERCDGSGYPLGLKSEQISLEGRILATADSYDAMRSDRAYRRALTKEQAMLELQSGTGSQFCPLCVGALLFALNSRGEFAGDTDANYQDEQWEEDFLRLRPASSSVRVDSVLN from the coding sequence ATGAGCCAGCAAGAACTTGACCTCCTGATTGTTGATGATGACCCCGAGATTCTCCACCTCCTGACTGAGACTCTCGCCGATTCCGCCTTGACGGTGCAGACCGCGACCGGAATCGAGGAAGCCCGGGTCTGTCTGAGCTACTATGCCTTCAAGGTTGTGCTCTCGGATCACAATCTCTCCGATGGCTATGGAGTGGACTTTCTGACGGAAATGCGGGCACTGGGGGTGAAGTCCGTGCCGATCTTAATGACGGGGCTCATGGACGTCAACGTCGCCGTCGAAGCCATCAACCGGGGGAAGGTTTATCAGTTTGTGGCCAAGCCGCTGGACGTCTTGGCCCTCACGCAGACCATCCATCGCGCGCTGCAGCACTACGCGGCGCTGCGCGAACAGGAGCGTCTGACGCGGGAGATCATCGAACACAATGACCGCCTGCGCCGCGAGGCTGAGGTCCGGGAACGCAGCTTGCTTCAGGCCGCGGACAAGATCCGCGTGGAAGAAGAGACGGTGGAACGCCAGAAGGCGCACATCGAATCGCTGTACAACGAAATCCAGAGCGCCTACCTTCACACGGTTACCTCGCTCACCGCGGCGATTGAAGCCAAGGACCCGTACACGCGCGGCCACAGCGAGCGTGTCTACTACTACTGCTCGATCATGGCGGACGTGCTGTCTTTGCCTGACTCCAGCCGCCAGGATCTGAAAATCGCCAGCGTGCTGCACGATCTGGGAAAGATCGGCATTCCGGATTCCATTCTGCAGAAGACCGGATTCCTGTCCGCTGACGAAAAGCGCACCATGGCGTCACACACCACGTTCACTGAAGAGATCCTGCATCCACTGCCGTTTCTGGGAGAGGTGCGCAAGATCATCAGTGAACACCATGAACGCTGTGACGGCTCAGGATACCCCTTGGGTCTGAAGAGCGAACAGATCAGCCTTGAAGGCCGCATTCTGGCTACTGCCGATTCCTACGATGCCATGCGCTCAGATCGCGCCTACCGCCGCGCGCTGACCAAAGAGCAGGCGATGCTTGAACTGCAATCCGGCACCGGTTCACAATTCTGCCCGCTGTGTGTGGGTGCATTACTCTTTGCACTCAACAGCCGAGGAGAATTTGCCGGAGACACGGACGCAAATTATCAGGATGAACAGTGGGAGGAGGACTTCCTCCGGCTTCGACCTGCCTCGAGTTCGGTGCGCGTGGATTCCGTATTGAATTAA
- a CDS encoding ATP-binding cassette domain-containing protein, with amino-acid sequence MISDTLVSVQHLRKDYYDSLGRVVTACRDLTFEAHAGEVFGLLGTNGAGKTTALRMLSTVLKPTAGDAHIAGHSVLGEPDAVRKSIGFLSADTGVYGRLTAREMMEYFGRLNGLSEARIAQQVKDIAAALDMESFLTRRCDKLSSGQKQRVNIARTIMHDPPVLIFDEPTSGLDILASAQIVRFIRESRERGRCVIFSTHVMREAEKLCDRLVILHQGQVCIAGTLAEVRDLVGKEDLEEVFLEAIGETRL; translated from the coding sequence ATGATAAGCGATACTCTTGTCTCCGTTCAACACCTCCGCAAGGACTATTACGATTCCCTTGGACGCGTGGTCACGGCATGCCGTGACCTGACTTTCGAGGCGCATGCGGGCGAAGTATTCGGCCTGCTCGGAACCAACGGGGCAGGGAAGACCACGGCCTTGCGCATGCTGTCCACGGTGCTCAAACCCACGGCGGGCGACGCCCATATTGCCGGACACAGCGTTCTTGGGGAGCCGGATGCGGTGCGCAAGTCTATCGGCTTTCTTTCGGCGGATACCGGGGTTTATGGCCGTCTCACCGCGCGGGAGATGATGGAGTATTTCGGACGGCTGAACGGTCTTTCCGAAGCCCGAATCGCCCAACAGGTGAAGGACATTGCTGCGGCACTCGATATGGAGAGTTTCCTGACGCGGCGATGTGATAAGCTTTCCAGCGGGCAAAAGCAGCGGGTAAACATCGCCCGCACCATCATGCATGACCCGCCGGTTCTGATCTTCGATGAGCCTACGTCCGGACTGGACATTCTTGCCTCTGCGCAGATTGTGCGCTTCATTCGCGAATCCCGCGAACGCGGCCGGTGTGTGATTTTTTCGACGCATGTGATGCGCGAGGCGGAAAAGCTCTGCGACCGGCTCGTTATTCTCCACCAGGGACAGGTGTGTATTGCGGGCACGCTCGCGGAGGTCCGAGACCTGGTGGGAAAAGAGGACCTCGAAGAGGTATTCCTCGAAGCGATTGGCGAAACGCGGTTGTAA
- a CDS encoding GWxTD domain-containing protein produces MKRFTALLFAALLTLVAAHRCHAGSTLDMDAAAFRASDSLGYVEVYTSVQRAGLEYRRTGDSLIADFRVLLEILKDNEVSMTDTFVARDVVDTTEARKNISGQYFAHAFRFFMVPGIYGIRASLYQAAPDARDIIQDTLRVSALTIDSLRVSDIELGSKLEFVKENSPFVKNGVLLIPNPARFYGTKLPVFYYYLETYGLDFDSAAVDSYAVFQRVVDAESGKLVRPETSKMHRAAGHTGVIADGFPVTTLRTGIYYLDVEVKSLRSGRSAVARKKFWTYRKEDLAAGSTFKHQPSYDQRVASAAPNFLEVVDADSAIQWMKYVLSRDEARQAKRLTPDGKRAFLVKYWKEKELEKPDAANQYFARIVEANRRYTFLKKAGWKTDRGRIFVLYGEPDRVVRGDVNSSTYDNETWEYDKLRGGVIFVFADTRGYGDLDMVHSTMPGETYNPNWNTITNSMIPRAGQNPR; encoded by the coding sequence ATGAAACGATTCACTGCCTTACTCTTCGCGGCGCTGCTGACGCTCGTCGCGGCTCATCGCTGCCATGCCGGCTCCACTCTGGATATGGATGCGGCCGCCTTCCGTGCGTCAGACTCGCTCGGATACGTGGAGGTGTACACCTCAGTCCAGCGGGCCGGTCTCGAATATCGGCGCACGGGAGATTCCCTGATCGCAGATTTTCGCGTGCTGCTGGAGATCCTCAAGGATAACGAAGTCTCGATGACCGACACCTTTGTGGCGCGGGACGTGGTAGACACCACCGAAGCGCGCAAGAACATCTCCGGTCAGTATTTTGCCCATGCCTTTCGTTTCTTCATGGTGCCCGGGATCTATGGAATCCGGGCGTCTCTCTATCAGGCCGCGCCTGATGCCCGCGATATTATCCAGGACACCTTGCGCGTGTCTGCACTGACCATAGATTCCCTGCGGGTATCCGATATCGAACTCGGCAGCAAGTTGGAATTCGTCAAGGAAAACTCGCCTTTCGTCAAGAACGGCGTGCTGCTGATTCCCAATCCTGCCCGGTTCTACGGAACGAAGCTTCCGGTGTTCTATTACTATCTCGAAACGTACGGTTTAGACTTCGATTCGGCGGCAGTCGACTCCTATGCGGTCTTCCAGCGGGTGGTGGATGCGGAGTCAGGCAAACTGGTCCGGCCCGAGACCAGCAAGATGCATCGTGCCGCCGGACATACCGGTGTCATCGCCGATGGATTTCCCGTCACGACCCTTCGCACGGGGATCTATTACCTCGATGTGGAAGTGAAGAGCCTCCGGTCCGGACGATCGGCGGTGGCCCGAAAGAAATTCTGGACGTACCGTAAGGAAGACCTGGCGGCAGGCAGCACCTTCAAGCATCAACCTAGCTATGACCAGCGCGTCGCGTCGGCGGCGCCCAATTTCCTGGAAGTGGTTGACGCGGACAGCGCTATTCAATGGATGAAGTACGTGCTCTCCCGCGACGAAGCCAGACAGGCCAAGCGGCTGACGCCCGATGGCAAGCGCGCATTTCTGGTGAAATACTGGAAGGAAAAAGAACTGGAGAAGCCGGATGCGGCTAACCAGTATTTTGCGCGGATCGTTGAAGCCAACCGCCGCTACACCTTCCTGAAGAAGGCGGGCTGGAAGACAGATCGCGGCCGGATCTTTGTGCTCTATGGCGAGCCGGACCGCGTGGTGCGCGGCGATGTCAACTCCTCCACGTATGACAATGAGACGTGGGAATACGACAAACTGAGGGGCGGCGTCATCTTTGTGTTCGCCGACACGCGCGGCTATGGCGACCTGGATATGGTGCATAGTACCATGCCCGGCGAAACCTACAATCCCAACTGGAATACGATTACCAATTCCATGATTCCCCGCGCCGGCCAGAATCCCCGCTGA